Proteins encoded in a region of the Balnearium lithotrophicum genome:
- a CDS encoding cytochrome-c peroxidase, with the protein MKKLLTVLTLTLTGVLSANAGTWELSCSGCHNGSLAPTKTTLLKKYHSKREFLAAVRKATEVGKMPSSLPFESAADELYGGKTAETNTTSKATTSSDEYSKYKRFFKPLPALPKIPADNPLTPEKVKLGKMLYYDPRLSRSKLISCNTCHNLSLGGDDNQKSSIGHRWRTGGRNAPTTLNSGFLRVQFWDGRAPTLEEQAKGPLQAHVEMNSTPKIVVRRLKEIPEYVELFKKAFPGEKDPVTFENVVKAIAAFERTLNTPNSPFQRYLLGDDSALTKEQKEGMKLFVKYGCIACHNGPVLSDGQFHKFKWNKDLGRYRVTKNPKDKYMFRTPQLLNVAVTAPYFHDGSVNSLEEAVKIMARKELGKEISNEDAKKIADFLRSLTGEVPLEARVLPQLPGNNPE; encoded by the coding sequence ATGAAGAAATTACTGACTGTTTTAACGCTAACTTTAACAGGAGTTCTTTCTGCAAATGCCGGTACCTGGGAATTGTCGTGTTCGGGATGTCACAACGGAAGTTTAGCCCCAACAAAAACTACCCTTTTAAAGAAGTACCACTCCAAAAGGGAGTTCTTAGCTGCAGTTAGAAAAGCTACAGAAGTTGGGAAAATGCCTTCATCACTACCCTTTGAAAGTGCAGCTGACGAACTCTACGGCGGAAAAACTGCTGAAACTAACACTACTTCTAAAGCTACAACTTCATCGGACGAGTACTCCAAGTACAAGAGGTTCTTCAAGCCACTTCCAGCACTTCCAAAGATACCGGCAGACAATCCTTTAACCCCCGAAAAGGTTAAACTTGGAAAGATGCTCTACTACGACCCCAGGCTCTCAAGGAGTAAGTTAATTTCGTGTAACACCTGCCACAACTTGTCCTTAGGTGGAGATGATAATCAAAAATCTTCAATTGGTCATAGGTGGAGAACAGGAGGAAGGAATGCTCCAACAACTCTAAACTCCGGATTTTTGAGGGTTCAGTTCTGGGACGGTAGAGCTCCAACCTTAGAGGAGCAAGCAAAAGGTCCACTTCAAGCTCACGTTGAGATGAATTCAACTCCAAAAATCGTTGTAAGAAGGCTTAAGGAAATTCCAGAGTACGTGGAGCTCTTCAAAAAGGCATTCCCTGGAGAGAAAGACCCCGTTACGTTTGAAAACGTAGTAAAGGCCATTGCTGCTTTTGAAAGAACCCTTAATACTCCAAACTCCCCATTCCAGAGGTACCTATTGGGAGACGACAGTGCTCTTACAAAGGAACAGAAGGAGGGAATGAAGCTCTTTGTTAAGTACGGATGTATAGCCTGTCACAACGGTCCCGTCCTCTCAGACGGTCAGTTCCACAAGTTTAAGTGGAACAAGGACCTTGGCCGCTATAGGGTAACAAAGAATCCAAAGGACAAGTACATGTTTAGAACGCCTCAGCTTCTCAACGTTGCAGTAACCGCTCCTTACTTCCACGACGGTTCAGTTAACTCTTTAGAGGAAGCTGTAAAAATCATGGCAAGGAAGGAACTTGGAAAGGAAATATCAAACGAGGATGCTAAGAAAATTGCGGACTTTCTACGCTCTTTAACGGGAGAAGTTCCTCTTGAGGCAAGAGTTCTTCCTCAACTTCCAGGAAACAATCCTGAGTAA